Proteins encoded by one window of Drosophila melanogaster chromosome X:
- the CG12715 gene encoding uncharacterized protein, isoform A, with protein sequence MVYYQLRASRTPLLCCLGLFVVYLLYQSLGSLQVLNNPQGTISQPASRPKKVAVVHHGAHPGIDTEGKESAGSQQEPNLEELLRSKEDVDWVRLRADQCAPYPRYEDIEFPNPYFQLTRHENLSYYLYGAYYDRRPRIPEMVVLGMATYNGSYPATYLQVWYDGDNQPEKLPVYQSKLGWYKEWGLPEGVVFPTLLTFQMKSQRVPQLVSLVFDPCAVPTNAFKVVPPPPEEPPNAQRPKRIGVCVKYLRFPDVDMTDRFVEWLELMRLLGATKVTAFDIGLLMPNTRRTLAHYTGAGDGFLDLRKFRFPNETADHETFRAMIIEVLLYNDCLYRNLYDFDFVAVVDVDEVIMPLGEHRTWQDLLTHLQVQDVNSTTRSSYCFRNVYFSKQLPVDESIPEQFFMLRHVIRVAEHLDPYSAIKCLHDTSYVTLLHNHFPFQWMNASDPYHVGIDLGQMQHYRYTENLKSLVEPPPVRDDNIRRFQHQLIHNSLEVHRQLAQSRAAY encoded by the exons ATGGTCTACTATCAATTGCGGGCCTCCAGGACGCCACTTCTCTGCTGTTTGGGTCTTTTTGTTGTCTATCTGCTCTACCAGTCACTTGGATCACTCCAAGTGTTGAATAACCCACAGGGAACTATATCACAGCCAGCATCCCGGCCCAAAAAGG TTGCTGTCGTTCACCATGGAGCCCATCCAGGAATCGATACCGAAGGCAAGGAGAGCGCGGGATCGCAGCAGGAACCGAATCTGGAGGAACTGTTGCGGAGCAAAGAGGACGTGGACTGGGTGCGTCTGCGGGCTGACCAGTGTGCCCCGTATCCCCGCTACGAAGACATCGAGTTTCCGAATCCCTACTTCCAGCTAACAAGGCATGAAAATCTATCTTACTATCTCTATGGGGCATACTACGACCGGAGGCCCAGGATACCGGAGATGGTGGTCCTCGGAATGGCCACCTACAATGGTTCCTATCCGGCCACCTATTTGCAGGTTTGGTACGATGGCGATAACCAGCCAGAAAAGTTGCCCGTATACCAAAGCAAATTGGGCTGGTACAAGGAGTGGGGCCTTCCAGAGGGTGTTGTATTTCCTACGCTCCTAACGTTTCAAATGAAATCCCAAAGGGTTCCACAGCTGGTGAGTCTGGTCTTCGATCCGTGTGCGGTGCCAACGAATGCCTTTAAGGTGGTACCACCGCCACCCGAGGAGCCACCAAATGCACAACGTCCAAAGCGAATCGGAGTTTGTGTGAAATATCTCCGATTTCCCGACGTCGACATGACCGATAGATTTGTGGAATGGCTGGAACTGATGAGGCTACTGGGTGCCACCAAGGTGACCGCCTTCGATATTGGACTCCTTATGCCCAACACAAGGAGAACCCTTGCCCACTACACGGGAGCTGGTGATGGATTCTTGGATCTGCGGAAATTCCGTTTTCCCAATGAGACCGCAGATCACGAGACATTCCGTGCGATGATTATTGAGGTGCTGCTGTACAATGACTGTTTATACCGGAATCTGTACGATTTCGATTTTGTGGCCGtggtggatgtggatgaggtAATAATGCCACTGGGTGAGCATCGCACTTGGCAAGATTTGCTGACGCATTTGCAGGTTCAGGATGTGAATAGCACCACTCGCTCTAGCTATTGCTTCCGCAATGTGTATTTTTCCAAGCAGCTACCCGTGGACGAAAGCATTCCGGAACAATTCTTTATGCTGCGTCATGTGATCCGGGTGGCGGAACACTTGGATCCATACTCTGCGATCAAGTGCCTTCATGATACCAGCTATGTTACGTTGCTGCATAATCATTTTCCCTTTCAATGGATGAACGCGAGTGATCCGTACCATGTTGGCATCGATCTTGGCCAGATGCAGCACTATCGCTATACGGAAAATCTCAAATCTTTGGTTGAACCGCCGCCCGTAAGGGATGATAACATTCGACGATTCCAGCACCAACTCATCCACAACTCACTGGAAGTCCATCGGCAGCTGGCCCAGAGTCGAGCGGCATAttga